From one Lolium rigidum isolate FL_2022 chromosome 4, APGP_CSIRO_Lrig_0.1, whole genome shotgun sequence genomic stretch:
- the LOC124649892 gene encoding U1 small nuclear ribonucleoprotein 70 kDa-like, with translation MGDYGNAMMRGNPDGGVQGRPKGVARANVQQLKLMGQGHPTGLTPNLLKLFEARPPLEHKPPVEKRKLPAYTGMAQFVSRFAEPGDPEYAPPVPTCETKAEKKDRIRKLKLEQGAAKVAEELQKYDPQGDPNTTSDPYKTLFVARLNYETSESRVKREFEAYGPIKRVRLVTDKGTHKPRGYAFIEYMHTRDMKNAYKQADGRKLDNNRVLVDVERGRTVPNWRPRRLGGGLGSSRIGGGSADQKPSAREQPSAGRPRSEEPKRDDRRTDRDREKSSEKVRERDRSEKPRERSHDRMRERDSREERHRHRDRDRTRDRDRDRGRDREKDHGRDRDRRDRDRDRDRGRDHDREVRGRSHDRQRERGRDRERDHGHANHERERTRLHDRDADYANGEPKHERSLADYGQDYGYNQPEQHKNHEAYGYGQDGRGHETERSKQLEFEYYKVQPNTEPEGPEEGEAYEEGDYQYYQAAEERKTET, from the exons ATGGGCGACTACGGCAACGCGATGATGCGGGGTAACCCGGACGGAGGCGTACAGGGCCGTCCCAAGGGAGTGGCCCGCGCCAACGTCCAGCAGCTGAAGCTC ATGGGACAGGGTCACCCGACGGGGCTCACTCCGAATCTGCTGAAGCTGTTCGAGGCCCGTCCGCCGCTCGAGCACAAGCCGCCCGTCGAGAAGCGCAAGCTGCCGGCTTACACGG GGATGGCGCAGTTTGTATCGCGGTTTGCGGAGCCTGGGGATCCAGAGTATGCTCCGCCTGTCCCAACCTGCGAGACTAAG GCCGAAAAGAAGGATAGAATCCGAAAACTTAAGCTTGAGCAAGGTGCAGCTAAGGTTGCTGAAGAGCTTCAGAAAT ATGACCCACAAGGTGACCCCAACACCACTTCAGATCCATACAAAACACTCTTCGTTGCAAGACTT AACTATGAGACATCTGAGAGTAGGGTTAAGCGGGAGTTTGAAGCTTACGGGCCAATTAAAAGG GTACGGCTCGTAACTGACAAAGGTACACATAAACCTAGAGGATATGCATTCATTGAGTATATGCATACTCGAGATATGAAAA ATGCCTACAAGCAAGCAGATGGGAGAAAATTGGACAACAATAGGGTACTAGTTGATGTGGAACGTGGTAGAACTGTTCCTAATTGGCGCCCCAGGAGATTAGGCGGTGGACTTGGATCAAGCAGAATTGGTGGTGGAAGTGCTGACCAGAAGCCCTCTGCTAG GGAGCAACCGAGTGCTGGACGCCCCAGATCAGAAGAGCCTAAGAGGGATGATCGCCGTACAGATAG GGATCGTGAGAAGTCTTCTGAAAAGGTACGGGAAAGAGATCGCAGTGAGAAACCCCGGGAGCGCTCCCATGACCGAATGCGTGAGCGTGATTCAAGGGAAGAGAGGCACCGCCATAGAGACAGGGACAGGACTCGGGACAGGGATAGGGACCGAGGAAGGGACCGTGAGAAAGACCATGGGCGTGACCGTGATCGTCGTGATAGAGATAGAGACAGGGACCGTGGTCGGGATCATGATAGAGAGGTCCGTGGTCGTTCTCATGACCGTCAACGCGAGAGAGGCAGGGATCGAGAGAGAGATCACGGGCATGCAAATCACGAACGTGAACGCACTCGCTTGCATGATAGGGATGCTGATTATGCCAATGGTGAGCCAAAGCATGAAAGAAGCTTAGCTGATTATGGGCAGGATTATGGCTATAACCAGCCTGAGCAACACAAAAATCACGAGGCATATGGTTATGGTCAAGATGGGCGTGGGCATGAAACTGAACGCTCGAAGCAACTTGAGTTTGAGTACTATAAGGTGCAACCAAACACAGAACCTGAAGGCCCTGAGGAAGGTGAGGCCTATGAGGAAGGTGACTACCAGTATTACCAAGCAGCAGAAGAGCGCAAGACTGAAACTTGA